From the Phycisphaerales bacterium genome, the window AACATCATCTCTTCACCAGTGAATGGATTCACGCCCTTGCGAGCAGCGCGACGTGGCTTATGCACTTTGACAATTTTCATGAGTCCAGGCACTGTAAATGCGCCAGGTCCGCGACGACCAAGATCCTTCTTGATCAGACCCGACATTTCTTCAAAGACACCACCGACCTCTTTGCGGGTCAGTCCAGTCTTGTCAGAAATTTCACTGAAGATCTGACTCTTGGTGCGTGGCTTGAGTTCGGTTGAACTCTTGCGAGAAGATGCTTTTTTCTTGGTTTTCTTTTTTGCCATCTGTCGTGAATCCTTTCAAGCATTGGTTGTTTTAGGGCTTCCCGGAGTTCCGATTGACTGCCTCGGGCCTATTCCCTTGATGCGCGGCAATATACGCTGGACGTGTCTCTGCGGCAACCCATTTGACCCTGGAAAAATAGGGTTTTTGTATGTCTTTTTTGGCAATGTCCAATTATGGGTGCTGAGGTCGCTCATGAGAAAGCGGCCAGCCCTTGTCAGAGCCGACCGCTTCATCAAGCGGACAGGGCGGGATTCGAACCCGCGGTAGAGCCAAAACCCTACGCCGGTTTAGCAAACCGGTGCCTTCAGCCGCTCGGCCACCTGTCCATGCGAGGCAGGAATTGTACCGCCTTCGTGAGGCAATGGGTGCCAATATTCCTCAGGCGGATAGACTTGCTGGCATGTCACAATTGCCGCCTAACCGTAGCCATGTCACCACCGAAATTCCCCATCCAGGCAGCTCAGATCTGGGGGCGATCGAAACGAGTGCCGCAGTCGCACTAATGATCGACGAGCAGCGGGCCGTTGCCGATGCACTAGAAATGGCTATGCCGGCCCTCGTGAGCTTTGTTGACGATCTTGCGGGCCGTATGAAAGGTGGCGGTAGGCTGATTTATCTCGGAGCAGGTACCTCTGGAAGACTCGGTGTATTAGATGCATCTGAGTGCCCCCCTACCTTTATGAGCTCGCCAGATCAGGTGCTCGGAATCATTGCAGGTGGCGACTCATCACTTAGGCTCAGCAGCGAGGGCATGGAGGACGATCCTCACGGGAGTCAGGAAATTCTCACCGATATTGGGCTCAATAGCAGTGACACGCTCCTGGGGATTGCTGCTGGAGGCACGACGCCCTATGTCTTAGGTGCATTGCCCGCCGCCAAGAAGGCTGGCGTTATGACAGGCCTTTTAACATGCGCAGAATCAGTCACATCCGTGGATTCCTGTGACCATCTGATTGTCATACCCACCGGTCCTGAGGTACTGCGTGGCTCTACGCGGCTCAAGGCAGGGTCAGCAACAAAAGCCGCTTTGAACATGATTACGACCATCGCCTTTGTTCGTCTTGGCAAAGTCCATCGCGATCTGATGATTGATATTCGATGTACCAACGATAAATTGGCAGATCGAGCGATTCGTATTCTGGCAGAATTACGCCCGGGGCTATCGCGTTCCGATGCACATGCCAAATTGAAGGCATGCGGCGGTTCACTGAAACAGGCATTGTCTGAGACGATTCAGTCTTTAGAAAGATGAGACTTTTCTGAAGTCAGCGAGTCTTTGCTTAAGGTCATCAGTGGAAAGGCCAGCGAGACCACCAAGCCCGAAGTCACGGATCGCAAAGCTTGCGGTGATGGTGCCCCAGGCGAGCGCCTCACGCAACGTCTCAAAGGAGTGATCCCCAGTTCTGGCTAGATGCCCCATCATGCCACCAGCAAAGGAGTCGCCTGCGCCAGTTGGATCGACCACATCTTTCTGTCTTGCAGGAAATGCTGGCAGAACGACCGTCCCTTCACTGGATCTCAATAAACAGCCGTGCTCACCTTTTTTG encodes:
- a CDS encoding HU family DNA-binding protein, with protein sequence MAKKKTKKKASSRKSSTELKPRTKSQIFSEISDKTGLTRKEVGGVFEEMSGLIKKDLGRRGPGAFTVPGLMKIVKVHKPRRAARKGVNPFTGEEMMFKAKPAHSIVRVRPLKNLKEMV
- a CDS encoding N-acetylmuramic acid 6-phosphate etherase, which encodes MYRLREAMGANIPQADRLAGMSQLPPNRSHVTTEIPHPGSSDLGAIETSAAVALMIDEQRAVADALEMAMPALVSFVDDLAGRMKGGGRLIYLGAGTSGRLGVLDASECPPTFMSSPDQVLGIIAGGDSSLRLSSEGMEDDPHGSQEILTDIGLNSSDTLLGIAAGGTTPYVLGALPAAKKAGVMTGLLTCAESVTSVDSCDHLIVIPTGPEVLRGSTRLKAGSATKAALNMITTIAFVRLGKVHRDLMIDIRCTNDKLADRAIRILAELRPGLSRSDAHAKLKACGGSLKQALSETIQSLER